In Ensifer canadensis, a genomic segment contains:
- a CDS encoding acetyl-CoA C-acyltransferase, whose product MDKLDPVVIVSAARTPMGAFQGGLKDLTAPEIGAIALKAALARAGLDAVDEVLMGNVLPAGVGQNPARQAALGAGLGMETPSTTISKVCGSGMKALMLGHDTLLSGGATALAVGGMESMTNAPYLLPKARGGFRLGHGEVKDHMFLDGLEDAYSGRLMGTYAEDTAEHYQFSREDQDAFALRSLERAVKALEDGSFAEETVAINGAGKRQTVTLDHDEQPGKADPAKIPKLKPAFRENGSVTAANSSSISDGAAALILMRASEAEKRGLTPLAIVAGHAGHAQEPAWFTTAPIGAIEKLLSKLDWEKNSVGLYEINEAFAVVAMAAVRDLGLSDDIVNIHGGACALGHPIGASGARIIVTLLHAMRAKGVRRGIASLCIGGGEATAVGLELLQ is encoded by the coding sequence ATGGACAAGCTTGACCCGGTCGTCATCGTTTCGGCGGCACGCACACCGATGGGCGCCTTTCAGGGCGGCCTCAAGGATTTGACGGCGCCGGAGATCGGCGCCATCGCGCTGAAGGCGGCGCTTGCGCGCGCCGGCCTCGATGCCGTCGACGAAGTGCTGATGGGCAATGTACTGCCCGCGGGCGTCGGCCAGAACCCGGCGCGCCAGGCGGCACTCGGCGCCGGCCTCGGCATGGAAACGCCGTCGACCACGATTTCGAAAGTTTGCGGTTCGGGCATGAAGGCGCTGATGCTCGGCCATGACACGCTGCTTTCCGGCGGCGCCACGGCGCTTGCGGTCGGCGGCATGGAGTCGATGACCAATGCGCCCTATCTACTGCCCAAGGCACGCGGCGGTTTTCGCCTCGGCCACGGCGAAGTCAAGGATCACATGTTCCTCGACGGTCTCGAGGATGCCTATTCCGGTCGGCTGATGGGCACCTATGCCGAAGATACGGCCGAGCACTACCAGTTCTCCCGCGAGGATCAGGATGCCTTTGCCCTGCGTTCGCTGGAACGCGCCGTGAAGGCATTGGAGGATGGTTCGTTTGCCGAGGAGACGGTTGCGATCAACGGCGCCGGCAAGCGACAGACCGTAACGCTTGACCACGATGAGCAGCCCGGAAAGGCGGACCCGGCAAAAATCCCGAAGCTGAAGCCGGCGTTCCGTGAAAACGGCAGCGTGACGGCCGCCAACTCCTCCTCGATCTCAGACGGTGCGGCAGCGCTCATCCTGATGCGCGCAAGCGAGGCGGAGAAGCGTGGGCTGACGCCGCTTGCGATCGTTGCCGGCCATGCCGGTCATGCGCAGGAGCCAGCCTGGTTCACCACCGCGCCGATCGGAGCCATTGAGAAGCTGCTGTCAAAGCTCGATTGGGAAAAGAACAGCGTCGGGCTCTATGAAATCAACGAAGCCTTCGCCGTGGTTGCCATGGCTGCGGTCCGCGACCTCGGCCTTTCCGATGACATCGTCAACATCCACGGCGGCGCCTGCGCGCTCGGCCACCCGATCGGCGCTTCCGGCGCCCGGATCATCGTGACGCTTCTGCACGCGATGCGCGCCAAGGGCGTCAGGCGCGGCATCGCCTCCCTCTGCATCGGCGGCGGCGAGGCGACGGCGGTGGGGCTGGAGTTGTTGCAGTAA
- the purU gene encoding formyltetrahydrofolate deformylase, with the protein MKSYVLTVTCKSTRGIVAAITGYLAEKGCYITDSSQFDDLQTGLFFMRLTFISQDGVKLDELKEGFAPVVKRFDMTCEIRDSEERMKVLLMVSRFGHCLNDLLYRWKIGALPIDIVGVISNHFDYQKVVVNHDIPFHHIKVTKENKPQAEARMLEIVEQTDADLVVLARYMQVLSDQLCKKMSGRIINIHHSFLPSFKGANPYKQAYERGVKLIGATAHYVTADLDEGPIIEQDIARITHAQSAEDYVSIGRDVESQVLARAVHAHIHHRCFINGNRVVVFPASPGSYASERMG; encoded by the coding sequence ATGAAAAGCTATGTGCTGACCGTCACCTGCAAGTCCACCCGCGGCATCGTTGCCGCCATTACCGGTTATCTCGCGGAAAAAGGCTGTTATATCACCGACAGTTCGCAGTTCGACGACCTGCAGACGGGCCTGTTCTTCATGCGCCTGACCTTCATCAGCCAGGACGGCGTCAAGCTCGACGAGCTGAAGGAAGGCTTTGCGCCTGTTGTCAAGCGGTTCGACATGACCTGCGAGATCCGCGACAGCGAAGAGCGCATGAAAGTGCTGCTGATGGTGTCGCGTTTCGGCCATTGCCTCAACGACCTGCTCTACCGCTGGAAGATCGGCGCCTTGCCGATCGATATCGTCGGCGTCATCTCCAACCACTTCGATTACCAGAAGGTGGTCGTCAACCACGACATCCCCTTCCACCACATCAAGGTGACCAAGGAGAACAAGCCGCAGGCCGAAGCACGCATGCTGGAGATCGTCGAGCAGACGGACGCCGATCTGGTCGTGCTCGCCCGCTACATGCAGGTTCTGTCCGACCAACTCTGCAAGAAGATGTCCGGCCGGATCATCAATATCCACCATTCCTTCCTGCCGTCGTTCAAGGGCGCGAACCCCTACAAGCAGGCCTATGAGCGCGGCGTGAAGCTGATCGGTGCGACGGCGCACTATGTCACCGCGGATCTCGACGAGGGTCCGATCATCGAGCAGGACATCGCCCGCATCACCCATGCCCAGAGCGCCGAGGACTATGTCTCGATCGGCCGCGACGTCGAAAGTCAGGTGCTGGCGCGCGCCGTACACGCCCATATCCATCATCGCTGCTTCATCAACGGCAACCGCGTCGTCGTCTTCCCGGCGAGCCCCGGCAGCTATGCTTCCGAGCGCATGGGCTGA